Part of the Pseudomonas sp. P8_241 genome is shown below.
ATGAGGGCCCTGAGCCCATCGTAGTTTCATCACTTTTCTTATTCATGTAAATCCGAGGGTCGCGTTAATCGAGGCTTCAAAATTTCTAATTTCTTCAACCAAATCAATTCGTTAATCAGCATGTTTGTCGCTTGGTGAATGCGAATATCTCAACAGTCGCGACGTAAGTATGATTATTTTCGTCGATCAGACAACGTCTAAACGCGTAGTAATGCGCCCTTGAAATCGGATGTTCCAACCCTACTGGGAGATTGTCCATGCCAGCATCTTTTACCGTTCGGCAGCTTGGCCCAACTCTGGGTGCCGAAGTTCTCGATCTAGATACGGCTTCATTGGTTTTACCGGAAACGTTGGCAGCACTTGAGGCTGCACTTTTCAAACACGAAGCCATCGTACTGCACGTCCCAGAACTGAGGCCCGAGCAACATTTGGCGATTGCACGGTATTTCGGTGAGCCAGAAGTACACACCTTCTACCCCAACCTGGGCGATGGCCTTGAACAGATCACCGTAATCGACTCCAAGCTGGGTGATCGAGCTGATATGTGGCACCACGACGAGAGCTTTCTGCCCAGCCCACCGATTGTCACCATGACTCACGCCCAGATCCTGCCGCCGTGTGGCGGCGACACCTGCTGGATCAGCATGACGACGGCCTACGACGCGCTTTCCGAGCGCATGAAGCACTACATGGAAGGCCTCAGCGCCTGGCACGACATGAACGGGCCTATGACCGCAGCGTTGCACCAAAACGTCGTCACGCACGAGCGCTATGTTGAGGTCATCAAAGCAAACCGACGGCACCTGCATCCGCTGGTCATTCAGCATCCGGTGACAGGTCGAAAGGCGCTGTATTTGAGTCCGACCTACACCACCCACATCGACGGCCTGGCCGGCGCCGAGGGCAGTGCCATCCTCGCCTACCTGAATGCGCATTGCCAACACGTTCAATTCGGTTTCCGCCATCGCTGGCGTGTCGGTGACATGGTGCTCTGGGACAATCGTAGCGTGCTCCACAACGCCATCCTGGACTATCAACCGCACCAACGGCGCATGCAGCGCACTTCGGTTTTCGCCCGCGGGCCTTTCCACGCGTGAATTATTTATTGCTCAACTGAAGCTTGTGACAGTCGCTCCAGAGGAAAGAACTATGTTGAAGGACTCGCTAAACAAGGAACTGCTGGCCCGCTACGCTCCCAGGCCAGGTCGATATGCGCTGCTGCCCGAATTGACTCCACGCCAGACCGTAGCATTGCTGTGTCGTGTGTTGTATCGCGAGGGTTATAACGACCACATTGCTGGTCACATCACTGTACGCCAGGACGACGGCACTTACCTGGCTAACCCTTGGGAACTCACTTGGGGTGAAGTGACCGCCTCCGATATCGTGCGCCTCGATCCGAACGGCAAGGTGACCGAGGGTGAGTGGAACATAACCCCGGCGATCAATCTGCACATTGATGTACATAGCGCCCGGCATGACGTTGGTGTGGTGATCCACAACCATCCGCAGTGGGGATCAGTGTGGTCGGCGGCTGGGCGTACTCCACCGATCTATGACCAAACGTCCGCATTGGTTGACACTGACCCGGTGCTCTATGACGAGTATCAGGGCACTGTAGAAGACACGGAACGAGGCCGCGCCGTCGTGGACGCTCTCGGTAAGCAAAAATGGGCATTGCTAGCCAACCATGGCGTGCTGGTCGTAGCCAACGGTATTCGCCAGGCACACTTACGCGCTATCACACTGGAGTGGCGCAGCCGTCTGGCCTGGCATGTCGAAGCACTCGGCGGTGGCCCACCGCTACCCGCCAGCGTCGCGCTGGCCACCGGACAACGCACCGATGCAAATGGGTTTCCATTCCTGTGGGAAGCCATGGCTCGCGAGGAAATCCGGCGCGATCCAGCCGTTCTTGAGTAGAACCTCTCCCATTTTTCGCGGCGGCATGGCAGGCGCGCACGCCGCTATTACTTAATACTTTGCTGAGACTTGACCACGCGATGAAGCCCACTTTGTTACTTCTTTCCCGCTTGCCCGATAGTTTCATCACCCGCTTACGCGAGCATTTCGATTGTCACTCTTATTCGCTGCTCGATGACAAGCGACTCATGGAACTGGCTCCTACCGTGCGAGGTATCGTTGCAACTGCCGAATCCAGCGTGTCCGGTGTATTGATCGCCCGTCTGCCTGCGCTCGAGATCATCTCGGTGTTGGGTGTCGGTTACGACGGTATCGATCTGGAAGCCGCGCGCGTGCACAACGTCTGTGTCACCCATACCCCTGAGGTGTCCACCGAAGACATTGCAGATTTCGCCATCGCGCTGTTGCTGTGCACCGCACGACAAATTCTAAACGCCGACGGATTCGTGCGACGAGGTGAATGGGCCGTTGGCCGTCACCCTATGACCGGGCGAGTATTCGGTGGGCGCATGGGCATCGTCGGTCTGGGCCGCATTGGCAGGGCAGTGGCTTTACGAGCCCAGGCGTTCGGGATGAGCATTGCCTATACGGGACGCACGCCAAAAGCTGATGTGCCCTATCGCTGGTGCAATGATGTGCAAGCACTGGCAGCGAGTGTCGATTATCTGGTGGTGTGCGCGAGTGGTGGCCCTGATACGCACGGCATGATTAATGCGGCCGTGCTGGCAGAGCTTGGCCACTGCGGTGTATTGATCAATATCGCGCGCGGATCTGTCGTCAACGAAGATGACCTTATCGAGGCCTTGCGCACCCGCAAGATTCTCGCGGCGGGACTAGATGTATTTTGCAATGAGCCGAATGTGTCGCAGGCATTGCTGGCGTTGCCCAACGTGGTGCTGACACCACATATGGCCAGTTCTACTCAAGCGACAGTTCAGGCGATGCTGGATCTGACGCTCGATAACTTGGCGGCTCATTTCGCGGGGGAACCTTTATTGAGTGAAGTGCAGTTGACGGCCATAGGTAGAACTTGCAGCGAAGTTCTACCTTGAAGCGGTCATTCTGACTGACTGCTTTTGGCCGTTTTCTGCCTTTCGCGATGGGCAGCCTTGGGTCGATTTCTGCCCATCGTGACAGGCAGAAAACGGCCAGAAGCAGCCATTCACGCTTCGTCTGCGAAGTGCTGATTATTGTGAAAATGGTTAAAGCCGGCACGGCGATGCGTGCCGACTACGTATTACATCAATGTTTCATTTTTTGATGGAAACAATCGTTCCTTTTCCACCCTCTAGTCGGAAGGAAAACGATACGCGGTCTCCAACCTTCAACCCTGCCAACTGATTTTCTGCCACGGAAAACGCCATGGTCATCGGTGGCCATTGCACCGCTGGAACGGCGCCGTGAGCGAGGGTTACCGTATGTTTTGCGGGATCAATAGCCTTGATCGTGCCCTCGGCACTGGCGACAGGCGTTTGCTTCGATTCCTGCTTCATTTCCATGCCTTCCATATCGTCCATTTTCATTCCCTGCATGTCCTCCGCTCGGGTAACAAGAGAGAACACAAGGGCAGTGCCGGCAACTGCAATAAGGGTCAATTTCATGCGATTTTTCCTTCCAGGGTGACGGGTTCTATTGGGAGATTTCGACGGCGCATCAAGCGATAGGCCGCCGGGATGACAAACAGGGAAAGCAAGGGCGCCGTGACCATACCGCCGACCATGGGTGCGGCGATGCGGCTCATCACTTCGCTACCCGTACCGCTGCCTAACAGGATGGGTAGCAGGCCGGCAATGATGACGGCCACCGTCATGGCCTTGGGGCGCACCCGCTGCACAGCGCCTTCACGAATCGCCGCAACCAGTCCGCGTTCAGAGCTGTCGCCAAGGTCTTCACGTTCGGCCCAGGCATTCTTCAGGTAGAGCAGCATGATCACGCCAAACTCCGCAGAGACACCGGCCAACGCGATAAAGCCGACCCCGGTAGCCACCGACAAGTTGAACCCCAGCAGGTAGAGGAACCATGCCCCTCCAGTCAGTGCAAATGGCAGCGTGGCCATGATCAACATGGCCTCATCAAAGCGGGCGAACGTCAGGTAGAGCAGCACGAAGATGATCAACAGCGTGGCCGGCACCACCAGTTTGAGGCGTGCGTTGGCCCTTTCGAGAAACTCGAACTGCCCCGAGTAGCTCAGGCTCATGCCGGGTTGCAACTTGACCTGCTCATTGACGGCCCGACGCAGATCGGCGACCACCGAAGCAATGTCCCTGCCTCGCACATCGATGTACACCCAACCTGAAGGCCGTGCGTTCTCGCTCTTGAGCATCGGCGGACCGTCGGTGATCCTAATCTTCGCCACAGTGCCAAGGGTGATCTGGCTGCCTGACGAGGTATAGACGGGCAATTGCTCCAGGGCACCCGGCGAGTCGCGCCATTCACGCGGATAACGTACGTTGATCGGAAAACGTGCAAGCCCTTCAATGGTCTCCCCGACATTTTCACCACCGATAGCGCCAGCCACGATGGACTGCACATCGGCGATATTCATGCCATAGCGGGCCGCTGCCTTACGGTCGATATCCACGTCGATATAGCGACCACCGGTCAGGCGCTCGGCCAAAGCCGAACTGACACCGGGCACGTCTTTGGCCACTCGCTCGACCGCCTGGGTGACCGCATCAATTTCCGTCAGGTTGGTGCCGGCAACCTTCACGCCGATTGGACTCTTGATACCCGTCGCCAGCATATCGATGCGGTTACGAATCGGCGGTATCCAGATGTTGGTCAGGCCGGGTACACGCACCACGCGGTCCAGTTCCTCCACCAATTTTTCCTGGGTCATGCCCGGACGCCATTGCTCATGGGGCTTGAACTGAATGGTGGTTTCAAACATTTCCAACGGTGCCGGGTCGGTGGCGGTCTCAGCACGGCCGGCCTTACCAAAGACGTGCTCAACCTCAGGCACTGTCTTGATCAAGCGATCCGTCTGTTGCAGCAGTTGCGCGGCTTTCTGCGCCGACAGCCCCGGCAGGGCAGATGGCATATAGAGCAGATCACCCTCGTCCAGTGGCGGAAGAAACTCTCCACCCAAACGAGACATTGGCCACAGCGCACTGACAAACACCAAGAGCGCCACCAGAAGAGTGACTCTGGGACGACGCAGCACCGCATTCAGGGCGGGTTGGTAGATCCGAATCAACCAACGGTTCAACGGGTTCTGTTGCTCACCCGGAATTCGCCCCCGAATCCAGTAGCCCATCAGCACCGGCACCAACGTGACCGACAACCCCGCCGCTGCGGCCATGGCATAGGTCTTGGTAAACGCCAACGGCCCGAACAGCCTGCCCTCCTGAGCCTCCAGCGTGAACACCGGAATGAATGACAACGTGATGATTAACAGACAAAAGAACAGCGCGGGGCCGACCTCTGCCGCCGCTTCGGTCACCACATTCCAATGCCGTTCACCCTTCAATTCCTCTCCAGGATTGGCCGTGTGCCACGCCTCGATTTTCTTGTGGGCGTTCTCGATCATCACCACCGCGGCATCGACCATGGCACCGATGGCGATAGCGATCCCGCCCAAGGACATGATGTTGGCGTTGATGCCCTGGTATCGCATGACGATGAAGGCCATCAGCACCCCGACCGGCAACGAAATGATCGCCACCAGGGATGAGCGCAAGTGCCAGAGAAAAATCCCGCAGACCAGCGCAACGACGATGAACTCTTCGAGCAGCTTGTGGCTGAGGTTTTCCACCGCGCGGTCGATCAGCTTACTGCGGTCGTAGGTGGTGACAATTTCCACGCCCGCCGGCAGACTGCTTTTCAGTTCATCGAGTTTGCTCTTGACCGCCGCAATGGTTTCGCGAGCATTCTTGCCGCTGCGCAAAATTACCACGCCGCCGACAGTCTCCCCTTCGCCGTCAAGTTCGCTGATGCCACGGCGCATTTCCGGGCCCAACTGGATCGTCGCGACATCGCCCAGGGTCACGGGTACGCCGCCCGCACCGAGCTTGAGCGGGATCGCCCGAAAGTCATTGAGCGACTTCAGGTAGCCGGAAGCGCGCACGATGAACTCGGTCTCAGCCATCTCAAGCACGGCACCACCAGTTTCCTGGTTGGCCTTGCCAATCGCCTCGGATACCTCGGCCTGAGTGATACCGAGGCTGGCCAGCTTGAGCGGATCAAGCTGCACCTGATACTGCTTGACCATGCCACCGACCGTAGCGACCTCCGCAACATTGGGCAGGGTCTTGAGTTCGAACTTGAGGAACCAGTCCTGAAGCGCGCGCAGTTGTGCCAGATCGTGCCCACCCGTGCGATCCACCAGTGCGTACTGGTAAATCCAGCCTACCCCCGTCGCATCCGGCCCCAACGCTGGTTTGGCACTCGCCGGCAAGCGGCTTTGTATCTGACTCAAGTATTCCAGAACCCGTGAACGGGCCCAGTACAGGTCGGTCCCGTCCTCGAACAGCACATACACAAAGCTGTCGCCAAAAAACGAGTAACCACGCACTGTTTTGGCACCCGGCACTGAAAGCATGGTGGTGGCCAACGGGTAGGTCACCTGGTTCTCGACGATTTGCGGGGCTTGTCCCGGAAATGGCGTACGGATGATGACTTGCACGTCAGAGAGGTCCGGCAGCGCATCAATGGGCGTGCTCTGTACCGACCAGATGCCCCACGCCGTGACGAACAAAGTCGCCAGCAGCACCAGGAACCGGTTGGCCACTGACCAGCGAATGAGGGCAGCGATCATGGCTGACCTCCCGATTTATCTAGGCGTTCGACCCGAAGACCATCGTCGGTCTGGCTCACAGCGACTTTGACCTTGTCCCCCGCCTTGAGGCCTTGTTTCAGCGCCGGGCTAGCAAGTGGAAACGTCATCGTCATGCCAGGCATGCCCAGCGTCTTGAAGGGACCATGGGCGAGCGTGACTTCTTTATCGTCGATCTCGACGATCTGCCCGTCAGCTTCATGCAAACCGGAGGTAGCTGTGTTGAGAGGCGACTCTTGCACTGAACCGGCCACGATCCCCTTGAGACTGGCCTCCGAGTCGAGCAGAAACTGACCCGACGTGACCACTTTCTGGCCTTCATCCAGACCGTTGACGATGGCCGTCTTGCCATCGCTTTCCTGGCCGATCTGCACTTCCACGGGGCGAAAGCGGCCCGCGTCTTCGGCCAACATCACCAAGGCACGTCGGCCGGTGCGAATGACGGCCTCGCTCGGTACCCACAACACACTTTGCTCGGTTGAACGGTTCAAACGTACTTGCGCGGTCAAACCGGGCCTGAGGCGTCCGTCCGGGTTGGGCAGTTCCACCCGCACCCGCAGGGTGCGGCTATCCAGGTTGGTTTCCGGCAGAATCGCACTGACCTTGCCGTTGACCTTTGTTCCTGGGAAGGCTGGTAATTGTGCTTCAACCGTTTGCCCCACGGTGATGGAGCCAGCTTCTGACTCTGGAACGGCCACCGCCAGCCAGACACGGCTCAAACCATTGACACGCGCTAGCGTCTCGCCTGCGGCGACGGTCATTCCCGCGCGGATGTTCAACTCCTGTATCACACCACCGATAGGGCTGGTCAGTGTCAGGTAAGGCTGAACCTTGCCGCCACGCTCTACCTGAGCGATCAGTGCTGCCGGCATGCCTGTGAGCCGAAGTCGTTCGCGGGCCGCCGCTATCAAGTCAGCATCACCATTGCGCTTGAGGGCAAGGAACTCTGTCTGTGCGGCCGCCCACTCTGGCACCAGAATATCCGCCAACGCCGCGTTGGCTTTAAGCAAATCACCGGGGGCATGGGCATAGACCCGCTCCACGAAGCCTGGGGTGCGGGCCTGTATTACGGCGACATCGCGTTCGTTGAAGGCCAGGACACCGGTTACGTTGAGGCTGGATTCAAAGACCCCACGGCTGACCGTCGCAAATCGCAGACCAAGATTCTGCGTCAGACCTGGATCGATGCTGACCGTGGCATGATCGCTACCTCCACTGGCGTATTGAGGGACCAGCTGCATGTCCATGAAGGGCGATTTGCCAGGCTTATCGAATTTTTGCTGCGGGTACATCGGGTCATACCAATACAGTGCCTTGCGTTCGTCCGGTGTATTCTGGCTTTGCTCAGAGGCAGTACCGGGCACACCGCTTATGCGTTGGTGAGCAAACCAATAGCCACCGGCAACTCCCAATACCATTGAAACACCCGCCAGCAATGCTCCGCTCCATTTGAGGTTCATTGGCTGGACTCCCCATAAGCAAAATAAAGTCGCGCACGGGTCAGCGCTCGCTGTTCCTCCACGTCGACTTGTTTGAGGCGAGCCTCAATGAGTTCACGCCTTGCGGCGACAACGGCATTCAAATCCCCTTTGCCAGCACGGTAGCTGGCCATGCTGAGTTCGACCTTTTCCCTGGCCAGTGGCACCAGGCTTTGCTCATTGCGCTGGACCGCACGATTCAGGCTGTCATAGTCAGCCAGTTCACTCTCCAGTTGCTGGGTATGCTCGCGTGACAAGGCTTCGCGCTCGGCCTCAAGCTGACTGAGTTCAGCCTTCTTGGCCGCGATTTTCGGGTTTTGGCGTGAGTCAGGAAACAGCGGCAGGTCCCAGGAAAATTGCACGCTGACCATGTCGCCGAACTGACGGTCGCGATGCTGATAATCAAGCTCCCAACTCCAGTCTGACTTCTTCTCCGCCTCTGCCTCCCGGACCTTGGCTTGCGCTTCAAGGGTCATCGGCCCATACGCGGCCAACTCGGGGTGGTGTTGTAGCTTATGGGAGACGTTCGAGGTATCGACCGGCCATTGCGGCAAGCTGCCCACAGGCTTTTCGTTGGCGGCAGACCCAATCCAGCGTTTGAGCGCCGCGCGCGCTTGAGCACGCTGGCGAATCAAATCGTCCTGCTGCTCTGCCAGTTGAGCCGCTTCCTGTTTGGGTGTTACAGCGTCGGCAGGTTGAGCGCGACCGCCGGCAATCTGCGCCCGGACGGTATCAGTCAGCAGCCGGTTTTCCTTGTAGAAGTCCTGGAACAGCGCGTCTTTGCGTTCAACCGAATAGCTGCTGATCCAGGCCAACGCTGTGGATTGGCGCACGTTCAGGCGTTCGACCCGACGCTCGGCGGCAGCGCGATCAACGGCGGAGTTGGCGACCTCGATACGGGCCTTGCGCTTGTCACTGTTGGGCATTTCCTGCCTGACCCCGACCATTTGCATAGTCATGAAGTCGTCGTTGATGCTCCAGCGGTCCGGGCCGCCGATGGGGTAGTTCTGTACACCGGCCAGCAACTTGGGGTCAGGTAATTCACCCGCTGGAATAGCCGCGCTGCTGGCGGCCTGTATTTTTGCATCCTGTGCAGCCAGCGACGGCGCGTTGTTTTCGGCCAGCCGCAATGCTTCGTCGAGTGTCAATGCGGCAGCGAAGCTCGGCAATGCCAGTACGCTTGCCGCTAGGCCGGCCACGAGGGACCAACCTGTGCAATAGCACTTGGAGTTCATGTTTACGATTCCTGTGATGATCCACTGCACGCGTCAAAAGACATGCGCACAGCTATGCCATCCCGCTAAAACGGGATGAGGCTCAATTTGGGACAGGAATCAGACGCGAGGCGGTCGCCATACCCCGGGCGAGGTGGGCACAGGTACGAAATCGCTGGAAAAGGGAAGCACTATGGGGCTGAACAAGGTAACAGGAGGTTTGAGGATCGAGACTTGCAGCATACCGCCTGTCTTGCATTCCTGACCTGGCTTGCAGGGTTTGCCGTGCTCGGTCGGGCTCTTCATGTCGTTGCAGCAGTCCATGCCCATGTCATCCATCATCGCCATGCCCATCGTCTTCATCGGGCACGGTTCCGGTGCCTGAACGCCCGCCATCCCGCTGAGGGGAAGCGCCAAGCTAATCACGAAGATGAGGAAAAACCGCAGATAGCGTTTCATGGGGTTGGAGTGTAGTCGTCAGAAATGGCACTAACAATCAATTGAGCACACGCTTGTAGCTGCCTTCCGCAAGGCGCTGATTGCGCGTGATATAAGCGCTTCAGTATTAAGCCAACATTACTTGGTCAGCCAGTTCACTATCTCCTGACGTATTACGGCGAACCTTCAACAGTGCGCAGTCGAAGGGGCATTATCAAATGTCCGCAAAGGGTCGATTTCTGCCCGTCACGAAGGACAGCAATCGATCTAGGCTGTCACATCAAAATAGTCCTCCCAACGCCGCTGGCTCCCAGTTCATGATCACTAGTTCACCACTGACTTCAGCTTTGCCTTGCCGCTGGTTGGTCGTGGTATAGCGGATGTCCAACGTCTCAACATGAAAGCCTTCAAACACCCGGCGAATGTCCGGGTGATCATTGATGCTGACCATCACCCTGCCCTTGCACCGCCGCATGAAGTCGGCCATGCGCTCATAGTTTTCGAACGGAAAATCCACCCCATACCCGGCGGTTTGCCAGTACGGCGGATCCATGTAGTGGAAGGTATGCGGCCGGTCGTAGCGCTCGGCGCACTCCAGCCAAGGCAGGTTCTCGACGTAGGTGCCGGACAGGCGTTGCCAGGCAGCTGAAAGGTTTTCTTCGATGCGCAGCAGGTTGATCGACGGGGTGGTGGTCGCAGTGCCGAAGGTCTGCCCGGACACCTTGCCCGCGAAGGCATGGTGCTGAAGGTAGAAAAATCGGGCGGCGCGCTGGATATCGGTGAGGGTTTCGACGCGGGTCATCTTCTGCCACTCGAACACCTGCCGTGAGCTGAGCGCCCATTTGAATTGCCGCACGAACTCTTCGAGATGGTTCTGCACCACGCGGTACAGGGTCACCAAGTCGCCATTGATGTCGTTGAGCACTTCCACTGGCGCTGCCTGAGGCCGCATGAAGTAGAGCGCGGCACCGCCGGCAAAGACTTCGACGTAGCATTCATGGGGTGGAAACAGCGGAATGAGGCGATCGGCCAGGCGGCGTTTGCCGCCCATCCAAGGGATGATAGGTGTAGACATGGATAGCAAGACCTTTACTGTATAAATAAACAGGTGCTAGGCTCGCTGTGCTTTGTGCACAGAGCAGGAGCCTTGGCGGGACTTGCAGGGTCAATCTGCGGGGACGGTGGCCAGTCTGGATGTTGACGCATCCAGCCTGACCGCTCCATTTACTTTTATTTTTGAAACGCTGACTCGGAACGACTTGCGCGCCCGGGCGATCAATCGGCCACTTCAAGTACCACTTTCTGTGGTTTGCCGGAGGCCTTGGCCTTGCCCTCCTTGCCGCCATTACACTCCACCGACACCGTCCATCCGGAAGGGGTGAAGGTGTGATCTACCGACTCCACCAAGTACTCGCCATCCAGCCCGCGCTTGAAGCCTTGCGCCTGAATCATGCATTCGGCAAACAGGTCGGTCCGGCCCGGCAAGTCGAGGCGCACCGAGGCGGTGGATCGGTTGAACGCGGCTAGGCGCGCCTTGGCCGCCTCGTCCGCCGCCGTACGGTCTGGGTAGAGATGGCGGTCGGTGTGCACCGGCGGCAAGCCCTCGGGCACGTTTGGATTGTCCAGGTGCGAGATCACTAGTTCGCCGCTGGCTGGGTCCTGGTACTGGGTACTGACTCCCTGATGGGTGCTGCGGTCGCTGAAGCGAAACTGCCAGCGCGTCACGTCATTGCGTTGCAAGGTGACTACAGCCAAGGCCTTGCCACTGGAGCTCTGCCCGCCCTGTCGCGGCAGGACCAGCAGCTTGCCGTCGGCCACCTTGGCGGTACAGTCGTGTTTCTTGGCCACGCGGGTGATGAAGTTGAAGTCGGATTCATTGAGCTGATCCATGCGCGGTATCCAGGTATCGACCGGGCACGACGGCTGCCAGCCATTGCGCGCCGCGACATCGCCGACGATCTGCGCCAGACTGACGTCCTCCCAACTGCCGCTGCGCGTAGTTTTGCCGCTGCCGCGCATGTCGCTGGCCTTGCCGCTGATCACCAAGGTGTCCGGTGGGCCGGAGACGGCCACTTCGTCCACGGTGTATCGGCCCATGCGGGTCAGGTCGGCGCCGGCATACCCCAAATGGACCTCGATGCTCGCGCCACGCACTGGCAGCGACACCGCGCCGTCGCGGTCATCGATGCGCAGCTCAAAGGAATCTGAGGCCATGCCGGGCCGATCAGACAGTTGCAGCGACACCAGACGATCATTGATTAGATTGGTGATGTCGGCACCGTCGGCCACGATACGAAAATTAGGTGTCATGGATTTTTCCAAAAAAAACCCGCACGAGGCGGGCAAGAAAGTAAGGAGTATTAAACGATGAGCGACACCAGTGTAGTTCATCAATCCCACAACGAAATGACGCTGTCCGGCTCGACCACCAGGTCCGGCAGCGTGATCAGCACGCCGGCCCGGAATGGCTGTGGCTCATCCGCCAACCCCTGATTGGCCGCCAGCACCGCCTCGACGCTGCGGTTCAGGTGGCCGTAATAGTGGTGGCACAGGGTGTCAAGCAAGTCCCCATCAGCCGTTCTGCAGGTCATCGCCATAACGCACAAACTCCAATGAAAAGCCCTGCTTGCGCGGGATCGCCCCGGGCAGCAAAGCGGTTTGCTCTTCTTCGATATTGGTCAACACCCAGTTGCCCAAGACCTCGCCATAACCGGTGGTGAGGTTCAGCGGCAACAACTTGGCACCAATGCTGCGCAGCCTATCCAGCTGTTTGAGTCCGCCTTTGAAGCTCGGGTAGATCGCGCCCTTGAGGGTGATTTTCTCCTCCCCCAGCCCCACGGCCTGCTGCGCCGGGCGCCGGGTCAAACGCTCCTGTGCGGCCCAGCGAAACGCGGTCTGCCGCCGCAGCTCGTCAAACGCCGCGGTGTCCAGGTTGAAGTAATACGGCCGCTCATTGGCCTTGAGCGGATAGAGAATCAGCAGGTGCGGAAACGGCTTCACCGCATCGGGGATCGGCGTCATGTCGCCAGCAAACCATTCGGTGGGGAAGATGTTGCCCAACGCGGCATTGGCCTTTCCGGCGACTTTGTTGAAGGCCGCGCCAAAGCGGCCGATCTGTTCGGTCAGCGCGGAAAAGTGCTCATCAAACTGTGCCAGCGCACGCTGGGTCTGGTTGTAGAAGCTGGACACCTTGCCGAGCTTGGCCTGCGCCGAGTTGATTGCGCTTTGCAGTCGTCGGGTCTTGTCACTGAGGTCATCGCTGAGAAACGGCAAACCTTCCAGTGCATCGGCTGCCCCGCTGATTTCATTGAGCGCGCCATTCATGGGCCCGGTCATCGACTCGATATCCGTGCGGCCGGCTTCACCGGCGTCGACCATAAACTTCAGGCCGCCCTGCAGGTGCTCCAGGTAGTTTTTTTCATCCGCCATCACTTTTCCCTAGCCCACATGAGGGGCATCAAACAACTGGCGGTCACGCGCTTCCCGGGCGAAGTCGTCAAACTGGCGCCGCAGGTACGGCATCATTTCTTGAACAAACTGCGCCGGGTCTTTCACATCGCCATGTACCTGAAAAACCGGGGCCGGGGCGAAGGTGAATTGCTGATCGACCTTCGGCCATTGGGGTGTCTTTGCTGCCGTGGTCGACATCAAGGCCGCCGCCGTCACGGGCGCGGCTGGAGTGTTTTCCATCGACCGCACGACCGCCCCCACCCCTTGGCCGGCGGCCATGGGCAAGATGCCGATGGGCGCTTTGGCCGGCGTGTCCCGCCCGCCAAGCAACGCCTTGCCCAGGGTCGCGCCCACGTCACCACCGCCCCATGCGCCGAGCGCGCCACCGATCATTCCGCCAATCGCGGTGCCGATCAGTGGAATGACCGATCCGATAGCTGCACCGGCCGCTGCACCCGCCAGACCACCGGCCAGGCTACCGGCCGCTTCGCCGTAGCCTTCGGCCTTTTCGTCACGGGTGGTCGCGTTCTGATACGTGTCCAACACCTGCACGCCGGCACCGACCGCCGCCAGTGCCCCACCCACTTTCAGG
Proteins encoded:
- a CDS encoding TauD/TfdA dioxygenase family protein; translation: MPASFTVRQLGPTLGAEVLDLDTASLVLPETLAALEAALFKHEAIVLHVPELRPEQHLAIARYFGEPEVHTFYPNLGDGLEQITVIDSKLGDRADMWHHDESFLPSPPIVTMTHAQILPPCGGDTCWISMTTAYDALSERMKHYMEGLSAWHDMNGPMTAALHQNVVTHERYVEVIKANRRHLHPLVIQHPVTGRKALYLSPTYTTHIDGLAGAEGSAILAYLNAHCQHVQFGFRHRWRVGDMVLWDNRSVLHNAILDYQPHQRRMQRTSVFARGPFHA
- a CDS encoding copper-binding protein yields the protein MKLTLIAVAGTALVFSLVTRAEDMQGMKMDDMEGMEMKQESKQTPVASAEGTIKAIDPAKHTVTLAHGAVPAVQWPPMTMAFSVAENQLAGLKVGDRVSFSFRLEGGKGTIVSIKK
- a CDS encoding class II aldolase/adducin family protein; its protein translation is MLKDSLNKELLARYAPRPGRYALLPELTPRQTVALLCRVLYREGYNDHIAGHITVRQDDGTYLANPWELTWGEVTASDIVRLDPNGKVTEGEWNITPAINLHIDVHSARHDVGVVIHNHPQWGSVWSAAGRTPPIYDQTSALVDTDPVLYDEYQGTVEDTERGRAVVDALGKQKWALLANHGVLVVANGIRQAHLRAITLEWRSRLAWHVEALGGGPPLPASVALATGQRTDANGFPFLWEAMAREEIRRDPAVLE
- a CDS encoding 2-hydroxyacid dehydrogenase — encoded protein: MKPTLLLLSRLPDSFITRLREHFDCHSYSLLDDKRLMELAPTVRGIVATAESSVSGVLIARLPALEIISVLGVGYDGIDLEAARVHNVCVTHTPEVSTEDIADFAIALLLCTARQILNADGFVRRGEWAVGRHPMTGRVFGGRMGIVGLGRIGRAVALRAQAFGMSIAYTGRTPKADVPYRWCNDVQALAASVDYLVVCASGGPDTHGMINAAVLAELGHCGVLINIARGSVVNEDDLIEALRTRKILAAGLDVFCNEPNVSQALLALPNVVLTPHMASSTQATVQAMLDLTLDNLAAHFAGEPLLSEVQLTAIGRTCSEVLP
- a CDS encoding efflux RND transporter permease subunit is translated as MIAALIRWSVANRFLVLLATLFVTAWGIWSVQSTPIDALPDLSDVQVIIRTPFPGQAPQIVENQVTYPLATTMLSVPGAKTVRGYSFFGDSFVYVLFEDGTDLYWARSRVLEYLSQIQSRLPASAKPALGPDATGVGWIYQYALVDRTGGHDLAQLRALQDWFLKFELKTLPNVAEVATVGGMVKQYQVQLDPLKLASLGITQAEVSEAIGKANQETGGAVLEMAETEFIVRASGYLKSLNDFRAIPLKLGAGGVPVTLGDVATIQLGPEMRRGISELDGEGETVGGVVILRSGKNARETIAAVKSKLDELKSSLPAGVEIVTTYDRSKLIDRAVENLSHKLLEEFIVVALVCGIFLWHLRSSLVAIISLPVGVLMAFIVMRYQGINANIMSLGGIAIAIGAMVDAAVVMIENAHKKIEAWHTANPGEELKGERHWNVVTEAAAEVGPALFFCLLIITLSFIPVFTLEAQEGRLFGPLAFTKTYAMAAAAGLSVTLVPVLMGYWIRGRIPGEQQNPLNRWLIRIYQPALNAVLRRPRVTLLVALLVFVSALWPMSRLGGEFLPPLDEGDLLYMPSALPGLSAQKAAQLLQQTDRLIKTVPEVEHVFGKAGRAETATDPAPLEMFETTIQFKPHEQWRPGMTQEKLVEELDRVVRVPGLTNIWIPPIRNRIDMLATGIKSPIGVKVAGTNLTEIDAVTQAVERVAKDVPGVSSALAERLTGGRYIDVDIDRKAAARYGMNIADVQSIVAGAIGGENVGETIEGLARFPINVRYPREWRDSPGALEQLPVYTSSGSQITLGTVAKIRITDGPPMLKSENARPSGWVYIDVRGRDIASVVADLRRAVNEQVKLQPGMSLSYSGQFEFLERANARLKLVVPATLLIIFVLLYLTFARFDEAMLIMATLPFALTGGAWFLYLLGFNLSVATGVGFIALAGVSAEFGVIMLLYLKNAWAEREDLGDSSERGLVAAIREGAVQRVRPKAMTVAVIIAGLLPILLGSGTGSEVMSRIAAPMVGGMVTAPLLSLFVIPAAYRLMRRRNLPIEPVTLEGKIA